DNA sequence from the Gordonia polyisoprenivorans genome:
TCCCCGCGTGGACCAACACCCAACTGCTCTGGTACCGGCCGGATCTGATGGAGCGCTACCTGGGCTCCGCGACACCCCCGACCACCTGGGACGAGATCCTGGCCGACACCGAGAAGATCCGTGCCGCCGGCGGACCGAGCTGGATCATGGTGCAGGGCAAGCAGTACGAGGGACTCATGGTCTGGTTCAACTCGGTCCTCGCCAGTGCAGGCGGCGCCGTCCTCGATCCCGCCAATCCGACCCACCAAACCCTCACCGACACACCCGAACACCGGGGCGCGACGATTCGTGCGCTGACCGTCATCAAACAGGTCGCCACCGCGCCCGGCCACGACCCGTCCATCTCCAACTCCGACGAGTCCTCCGACCGTCTCGGCATGGAATCGGGGAAGGCCGCCTTCGAGCTCAACTGGCCGTTCGTCTATCCGTCGATGCGGTCCAACAGCGCGGCCGGATCGGTCCCCTTCCTCCCCGAGATGACCAGGTATGCCTCGCAATTGGCCGAGGGAGCACCCGACCCCTCGCCGGCCGAACTCGCGGAGATGACCGCCGTCGTGGCAAAGAAGTTCGCATTCGCCCCGTACCCCGGTGTGATCTCGGCAGAAACCGCCCGGACCACACCCGGCGGCACCAACATCGCGGTCGCATCCACCTCGACTCATCCAGAGCTCGCGTGGACTGCGGCGCAATGTCTCACCAACGCCGCCTCGCAGCGCACCTACGCCGTGGACGGCGGCAATCCCCCGACGCTGTCGGCGGTCTACGACGACCCAGCCTTCAAGGAGGTCTACCCCATGGGCGACATCATTCGTGATCAGCTCACCGCACAACACTCGTCCCCTCGACCGGCTTCTCCTCAGTACCAGACCATTTCGACGTTGATCACCGCCAAGCTCAGCCCGGTCGGCGCCTGGGACCCGGCCGCCAAGGCCGACGACCTCGCCACTGCCGTCGACAACGCACTGCGCGGAGAAGGGCTCGTCCCATGACCGCCACCACGGCAGCCGCTCCGAGGCGGAGTGAGGGTAAGAAGGCCGAGCGTCGGTTGGCGTTCTGGTTGGTGTTGCCTGCGGTGGTGATGATGGCGGTGGTGACGGGGTATCCGATTGTTTATGCGGTGTGGTTGTCGTTGAACAAGGCGAGTTTGTCGGCGCCGGGTAAGCGTGAGTTTGTGTGGTTCGCCAATTACGGGACTGTGTTGTCGGATGGGTATTGGTGGACGGCGTTCGGGGTGACGTTGGGCATCACGGTGGTGTCGGTGGTGATCGAGTTCGTGTTGGGGTTGGCGATCGCGTTGGTGATGCATCGAACGTTGTTCGGGCGGGGCACGATTCGCACGGTGGTGTTGATTCCGTACGGGATTGTGACGGTCGCGGCGGCGTTCTCCTGGTATTACGCGTGGACGCCGGGGACGGGGTATCTGGCGAATTTGTTGCCGGATGGGAGTGCCCCGTTGACTCAGCAGTGGCCGTCGTTGGCGATCATCGTGTTGGCCGAGGTGTGGAAGACGACCCCGTTCATGGCGTTGTTGTTGCTGGCGGGGTTGGCGTTGGTGCCCGATGATTTGTTGAAGGCCGCTCAGGTGGATGGGGCGGGGGCGTGGACGCGGTTGTGGCGGATCATTTTGCCGTTGATGAAACCGGCGATCCTGGTGGCGTTGTTGTTCCGCACGTTGGACGCGTTCCGGGTGTTCGACAACATTTATGTGTTGACCGCCGGGTCGAACAACACCTATTCGGTGTCGATGCTCGGCTACGACAATCTGTTCAAGGGTTTCAATCTGGGTGTGGGGTCGGCGATCTCGATCCTGATCTTCGTGTGTGTGGCGATCATCGCGTTCATCTTCATCAAGGGGTTCGGTACTGCGGCACCGGGCTCGGACAACGAGGGGAGGTAAGGGGCGGTGAAGACCGGTACCAAACCGAAAGTGTGGTGGGCGATCGCCAACCTGGTGGTGATCCTGTATGCCATCATCCCCTTGTTGTGGATCGTGAGTTTGTCATTCAAACCCGCGTCGAGTGTCACCGACGGCTCGTTCATCCCGAAAGAATGGACGTGGGACAACTATTCGTCGATCTTTTCCACGAGCGCGTTCACCTCGGCGTTGATCAACTCGATCGGTATCGGGTTGATCACCACGGTGATCGCGGTGGTGTTGGGTACGATGGCCGCCTATGCGGTGGCCCGGCTGGACTTTCCGGGTAAACGCCTGCTGATCGGCGCAGCGTTGTTGATTGCGATGTTCCCGCAGATCTCGCTGGTCACCCCACTGTTCAACATCGAACGCACCCTGGGGTTGTTCGACACGTGGCCGGGGTTGATCCTGCCCTACATCACCTTCGCGTTGCCGTTGGCGATCTACACGCTCTCGGCGTTCTTCCGGGAGATCCCGTGGGAGTTGGAGAAGGCCGCGAAAATGGATGGCGCGACCCCGTTCCAGGCGTTCCGGAAGGTGATCGCCCCGCTGGCGGCGCCGGGGGTGGTGACCGCGGCGATCCTGGTGTTCATCTTCGCGTGGAACGACCTGCTGCTGGCGTTGTCGTTGACCTCGACCGAACGGGCGATCACCGCGCCGGTCGCGATCGCGAACTTCACCGGGAGTTCCCAGTTCGAGGAACCCACCGGGTCGATCGCCGCGGCCGCGGTCGTGATCACCATTCCGATCATCATCTTCGTGTTGTTCTTCCAACGTCGAATCGTGGCCGGGTTGACCTCCGGCGCGGTGAAGGGATAAACCCATGGCAGACATCGTTTTGGACCACGTCAGCAAAACCTATCCCGACGGCTCGACCGCGGTACACGAGGTGAATGTGGATATCGCCGACGGCGAGTTCATCATCCTCGTCGGCCCGTCCGGCTGCGGGAAATCAACCACCCTGAACATGATCGCCGGGCTCGAGGACATCACCAGCGGGGAACTACGGATCGCCGGGCAACGCGTCAACGAACGCGCCCCCAAAGACCGTGACATCGCCATGGTGTTCCAGTCCTACGCCCTGTATCCGCACATGTCGGTGCGGGAGAACATCGCGTTCCCCCTGACCCTGGCGAAACTGTCGAAAGCCGAGATCGCCGCGAAGGTCGACGACGCCGCCCGCATCCTCGACCTGGGCCCCTACCTCGATCGCAAACCCGCGAATCTGTCCGGTGGGCAACGCCAACGCGTCGCGATGGGCCGGGCGATCGTGCGCTCGCCGAAAGCGTTCCTGATGGACGAACCCCTGTCGAACCTGGATGCGAAACTCCGGGTGCAGATGCGCGCGGAGATCTCCCGGCTGCAACAACGGTTGGGTACCACCACCGTGTATGTCACCCACGACCAAACCGAAGCCATGACCCTCGGTGACCGGGTCGTGGTCATGCGCTCCGGCTACGTCCAACAAATCGGGTCTCCTCAAGAGCTCTACACCCACCCCGCCAACATCTTCGTCGCCGGGTTCATCGGCTCACCGGCCATGAACTTCTTACCCGGACGACTCGGCGCCGACGGCATCTCGACCCCCATCGGCACGATCACCCTGCACGACCGGCAACACGTCGCCGATGCCGCCGGCCGGGTCAACAGCACCGGGGAGGTCCTCGTCGGTATCCGCCCCGAACACCTCGAAGACGCCCACCTCATCGACACCGACACCCGCTCCCACGGCATGACATTCACCGCCGGGATCGACGTCCTCGAATCCATGGGATCAGACAACTACGCCTACTTCCGCATCGACTCCCAACACACGGCGAATGACGCACTCGCCGAACTATCCGCCGACTCCGGCGCCACCCTCGGCGGCGGCGAAATGATCGCCCGACTCTCCCCCGAATCACACATCCGCCGCGGCAACACCGCCGAACTCTACTTCGACCCCACCAAAATCACCATCTTCGACCAACAAACCGGCACCAGCCTGCGTGGGTGACACCCTTACCCTGATGGCATGACCACTCCGGCCGCCGGTCGTCATCTTCATGCCGTCCCCGATCTCCCCGACCTCCCCGCCGCCCTCGGGGAGGTCGGGGACTCCACCGTCGAGCTCATGCGGGGCGGCGTCGAGCTGCGCATCGAACTCGACGACATCGAACCGCCGATCTGGCGCCGATTCCGAGTCCCGGCGAACATCGCACTCGACGATCTGCATCTCGTCGTACAGGCGGTGATGGGTTGGGAGGATCGCCATCTGCACCAGTGGACTCGCGACAATGATCCGCGTGCTCGCGGGCTGACCAGTTACAAGCCGACATACGCCTTCGCCGACTGGGAGACCGATGAGGACGAGCGTGACGAGGCCGGGGTGCCGTTGGCAACCCTGCTGACCCGGGTCGGCGACACACTGTTCTATCGCTACGATTTCGGCGACTGCTGGGACCATCGACTCACGGTGGAGGCGATCACCGCCGCGGCCCGACGGCCGGAATGTCTGGCCGGGGAGCGCGCGTGCCCGCCCGAGGATTGCGGTGGCACAACGGGTTACGAGCTGTTACTGGCGGTGCGCGCCGATCCCGACCATCCCGACCGCGACTGGCTCGCAGGCCACGCCGACGCCGTCGATCCCGAACTCTTCGATGTCGACGCGGTCAACGACCGCCTCGACATCCAGTCCCGAGCAACCCGGGTCTTCGGCGTCGTCGCGCACGTCAGCCCCCTGGTTGCGACCGTCACCACCCGACTGACCCCGACGCTGTCCCCGGACTTCTCCCGTGCGCTGATCGACTGTCGGCTCGATGAGCCGATCGACGAGATCCCCTCGGACGCCGCGTTACTCCTCGACGCCATGGGCGTCCTGATCCGCCACGCCGCGGCGGGCATCACCCTGACGAAGTCCGGGTACCTGCCGCCGTCGGTGGTGGGTGAGTTGCGGTCCCTGATCCCCGGCACCATCGGTGAGTCCAATCGGGAGGTCGACCACTACCAGGTGACGATGCTCCGTGAGTACACCCGCGACATGGGCCTCGCGCGTGTACTCAAGGGCCGCTATGTGGCAACGAAACTCGGCTCACGATGCGCCGCCGACCCGAACCTGTTGTGGCGCACCGTCGCCGAACGCTTTCCGCTCGGCAAGAGTGACGCCGACCACGACTACGGTGTGCTGGAGCTCGTCCTGGTGGCCGGGGGTGTGGTCGACCGCGCGGGGCCGGTCGCCCACACCATGTCCGCTCTCGGTTGGCGTGCGGGCGATCCGCGGGACAGCATGGGCGACGCGTACTCCCCGACACGGCGTTTCTTCGCGCTGCTGGGGGTCGAACGACCGTGGAAGTGGAGCAAACTCCCACCTCCGACACTGTCCCCCACCGTTCGGGCGCTCGCCCGAACCGCCCTGCTCACGCACCGTTGACCCTCGACTCGGCTCGCCCTGTAGCGTCGAACCCGCACACTTGTCGAGAGCGGGGGCCGCAGATGTCGAAGATCGTGTTGTTCGGGGCGACGGGATACACCGGGAGGCTGACAGCCGCCGCGCTTCGGGCGCGGGGTGTCGAGCCGCTACTGGCCGCCCGCAACCGGTCCGCCTTGGCCTCGGTGGCCACCGACATCGGCGGTGCCGACACCGCCGTCGCCGATGTCACCGACCCGGCATCGGTTCGCGCACTGCTGGAATCGGGTGATGTGCTGATCAGCACGGTCGGCCCATTCCTGCGGTACGGGCGGCCCGCGCTCGACGCCGCACTCGACGCCGGTGCGCACTACCTCGACTCCACCGGCGAGGGGCCCTTCATCC
Encoded proteins:
- a CDS encoding extracellular solute-binding protein; translated protein: MNETKDAPSRAGIRPRGGRRRRGTTLAALTLAVALSAAGCSGSSGDDSTGTSISYYVNADSVTSSKEAAATCSKDSGGRYHIDVVTLPKSADNQRLQMARRLAGGDKSLDLLSLDVVWTAEFANAGWLRPVPDSIAQTIEQTTLAGPLATALWKTAADPEARLYAIPAWTNTQLLWYRPDLMERYLGSATPPTTWDEILADTEKIRAAGGPSWIMVQGKQYEGLMVWFNSVLASAGGAVLDPANPTHQTLTDTPEHRGATIRALTVIKQVATAPGHDPSISNSDESSDRLGMESGKAAFELNWPFVYPSMRSNSAAGSVPFLPEMTRYASQLAEGAPDPSPAELAEMTAVVAKKFAFAPYPGVISAETARTTPGGTNIAVASTSTHPELAWTAAQCLTNAASQRTYAVDGGNPPTLSAVYDDPAFKEVYPMGDIIRDQLTAQHSSPRPASPQYQTISTLITAKLSPVGAWDPAAKADDLATAVDNALRGEGLVP
- a CDS encoding carbohydrate ABC transporter permease: MTATTAAAPRRSEGKKAERRLAFWLVLPAVVMMAVVTGYPIVYAVWLSLNKASLSAPGKREFVWFANYGTVLSDGYWWTAFGVTLGITVVSVVIEFVLGLAIALVMHRTLFGRGTIRTVVLIPYGIVTVAAAFSWYYAWTPGTGYLANLLPDGSAPLTQQWPSLAIIVLAEVWKTTPFMALLLLAGLALVPDDLLKAAQVDGAGAWTRLWRIILPLMKPAILVALLFRTLDAFRVFDNIYVLTAGSNNTYSVSMLGYDNLFKGFNLGVGSAISILIFVCVAIIAFIFIKGFGTAAPGSDNEGR
- a CDS encoding carbohydrate ABC transporter permease, whose protein sequence is MKTGTKPKVWWAIANLVVILYAIIPLLWIVSLSFKPASSVTDGSFIPKEWTWDNYSSIFSTSAFTSALINSIGIGLITTVIAVVLGTMAAYAVARLDFPGKRLLIGAALLIAMFPQISLVTPLFNIERTLGLFDTWPGLILPYITFALPLAIYTLSAFFREIPWELEKAAKMDGATPFQAFRKVIAPLAAPGVVTAAILVFIFAWNDLLLALSLTSTERAITAPVAIANFTGSSQFEEPTGSIAAAAVVITIPIIIFVLFFQRRIVAGLTSGAVKG
- a CDS encoding ABC transporter ATP-binding protein: MADIVLDHVSKTYPDGSTAVHEVNVDIADGEFIILVGPSGCGKSTTLNMIAGLEDITSGELRIAGQRVNERAPKDRDIAMVFQSYALYPHMSVRENIAFPLTLAKLSKAEIAAKVDDAARILDLGPYLDRKPANLSGGQRQRVAMGRAIVRSPKAFLMDEPLSNLDAKLRVQMRAEISRLQQRLGTTTVYVTHDQTEAMTLGDRVVVMRSGYVQQIGSPQELYTHPANIFVAGFIGSPAMNFLPGRLGADGISTPIGTITLHDRQHVADAAGRVNSTGEVLVGIRPEHLEDAHLIDTDTRSHGMTFTAGIDVLESMGSDNYAYFRIDSQHTANDALAELSADSGATLGGGEMIARLSPESHIRRGNTAELYFDPTKITIFDQQTGTSLRG
- a CDS encoding plasmid pRiA4b ORF-3 family protein, whose amino-acid sequence is MTTPAAGRHLHAVPDLPDLPAALGEVGDSTVELMRGGVELRIELDDIEPPIWRRFRVPANIALDDLHLVVQAVMGWEDRHLHQWTRDNDPRARGLTSYKPTYAFADWETDEDERDEAGVPLATLLTRVGDTLFYRYDFGDCWDHRLTVEAITAAARRPECLAGERACPPEDCGGTTGYELLLAVRADPDHPDRDWLAGHADAVDPELFDVDAVNDRLDIQSRATRVFGVVAHVSPLVATVTTRLTPTLSPDFSRALIDCRLDEPIDEIPSDAALLLDAMGVLIRHAAAGITLTKSGYLPPSVVGELRSLIPGTIGESNREVDHYQVTMLREYTRDMGLARVLKGRYVATKLGSRCAADPNLLWRTVAERFPLGKSDADHDYGVLELVLVAGGVVDRAGPVAHTMSALGWRAGDPRDSMGDAYSPTRRFFALLGVERPWKWSKLPPPTLSPTVRALARTALLTHR